In one Candidatus Buchananbacteria bacterium genomic region, the following are encoded:
- a CDS encoding DNA translocase FtsK 4TM domain-containing protein — translation MARKKAKTNRVKGLRDLNIGRPNIEVSDETRRWIGIILLFVVGIISLLSLFDAAGTIGVYLNNFFKLLFGISRWYIPVLLIIMAYFMWRPAEHNFKNSNIVGAVLFILSFNGLIHIIFHQNDLIDAARYGLGGGYSGVLFSWLFLKFLGFWAGMILALALAVIGFILMFESYIVAALERRSSRVTEEDEEVAGLLSKIKNYFSERSYQKAQASRDRRQAEEDEAYEYPEDEEEVAEEDEEDEPSFFNRAVGVEKHGGKKNLSAGAAEDETDNSNDEEDQETKKDSAELTSGVRKFKQIPVDLPLSLLDGKTTTPKGGDLKANKIIIEKTLKNFGINVEMGEAQVGPTVTQYTLKPAEGVRLSKIAGLSDNLALALAAHPIRIEAPIPNKSLVGIEVPNQATAIVPLKDILVSDVFKARRSNLSIALGMDVMGKPWLAELEKMPHLLIAGATNSGKSVCINAVILSLLFQNGPGELKFIMVDPKRVELPIYNNIPHLLTPVITDTKKTVNALRWAIKEMEKRFDMLSAAHHRNIQSYNEAHEEKIPYIVIVIDEMADLMAASGPEVEAAIVRLAQMSRAVGIHLILATQRPSVDVLTGLIKANIPARVAFSVTSLVDSRTILDQSGAEKLLGKGDMLFVSAEMSKPKRLQGAFASDEEIKRITAHLKKQAEPDYMEEIIDKPQASFGDFSAGDGGDGGDPLLQEAKEIIFRAKKASASLLQRRLRVGYARAARILDLLEEQGVIGPGDGAKPREVLITSLEDDTIKDSYEEDETDEPYEEDEDFEEDEMEEDEDDQSDDRYK, via the coding sequence ATGGCCAGAAAAAAAGCAAAAACAAACCGAGTTAAAGGGCTTCGGGATCTGAATATCGGACGACCAAATATTGAAGTTTCTGATGAAACTAGGCGATGGATTGGTATTATTTTATTGTTCGTCGTGGGCATTATCTCGTTGTTGAGTCTGTTTGATGCGGCAGGCACAATCGGCGTATACCTAAACAATTTTTTCAAGCTGCTTTTTGGTATTAGCAGGTGGTACATCCCGGTCTTGCTGATTATTATGGCGTACTTTATGTGGCGCCCGGCTGAACATAATTTTAAGAATTCAAATATTGTTGGCGCGGTGCTTTTTATTTTAAGCTTTAATGGATTAATTCATATTATTTTTCATCAAAATGATCTTATTGATGCTGCTCGGTATGGGCTAGGCGGTGGCTATAGCGGTGTATTGTTTTCGTGGTTGTTTTTAAAATTTTTAGGATTTTGGGCCGGAATGATTTTGGCGCTAGCGTTAGCAGTTATTGGTTTTATCTTGATGTTTGAAAGTTATATCGTTGCAGCCTTGGAGCGCCGTTCATCGCGCGTAACTGAGGAAGATGAAGAAGTTGCTGGATTATTGTCAAAAATAAAGAATTATTTTTCCGAACGCAGCTATCAGAAAGCTCAAGCGTCACGTGATCGTCGCCAGGCTGAAGAGGATGAAGCATATGAGTATCCTGAGGATGAAGAAGAAGTGGCTGAAGAGGATGAAGAAGACGAGCCTTCCTTTTTTAACAGAGCGGTTGGTGTAGAAAAACATGGCGGCAAGAAGAATTTGTCTGCCGGCGCTGCTGAAGATGAAACGGATAATTCTAACGATGAGGAGGACCAGGAAACCAAAAAAGATTCTGCGGAACTTACTTCAGGAGTCAGAAAGTTTAAACAGATTCCCGTTGATTTGCCTCTAAGCCTGCTTGATGGCAAGACAACAACCCCTAAGGGCGGCGACCTTAAGGCGAACAAGATTATTATTGAAAAGACACTTAAAAATTTTGGTATCAATGTTGAAATGGGAGAGGCTCAGGTCGGCCCGACTGTTACGCAATATACTTTAAAGCCCGCCGAAGGCGTGAGACTGTCAAAGATTGCTGGATTGAGTGACAATTTAGCTCTGGCTTTGGCCGCTCATCCGATTCGAATTGAAGCGCCGATTCCTAACAAGTCATTAGTTGGTATTGAAGTGCCAAACCAAGCAACTGCGATTGTACCGCTGAAAGATATTTTGGTTAGTGATGTTTTTAAAGCCCGGCGGTCTAATTTGTCAATCGCTTTAGGTATGGACGTGATGGGAAAGCCTTGGCTGGCTGAACTTGAGAAAATGCCGCATCTTTTAATTGCCGGCGCCACCAACTCAGGAAAAAGCGTCTGTATTAACGCGGTTATTTTAAGTCTGCTATTCCAAAATGGTCCGGGCGAATTGAAGTTTATTATGGTGGACCCTAAGCGAGTTGAACTGCCGATTTATAACAACATCCCTCATTTGCTAACGCCGGTTATCACCGACACTAAAAAAACAGTCAATGCGTTGCGCTGGGCAATCAAGGAAATGGAAAAGCGCTTTGATATGTTGTCGGCCGCTCACCATCGTAATATTCAATCATACAATGAAGCTCATGAAGAAAAAATTCCTTACATTGTGATTGTTATTGATGAAATGGCTGACCTGATGGCGGCCTCTGGGCCGGAGGTTGAAGCCGCGATTGTACGATTGGCACAAATGTCACGGGCGGTTGGCATTCATTTGATCTTAGCCACTCAGCGGCCGTCGGTTGACGTTTTGACCGGGTTAATTAAGGCTAATATTCCGGCCAGGGTAGCTTTTTCGGTCACTTCTTTAGTTGATTCAAGGACAATTTTGGATCAATCGGGTGCGGAAAAATTGCTTGGTAAAGGAGATATGTTGTTTGTTTCAGCTGAAATGTCAAAACCAAAACGATTGCAGGGTGCGTTTGCATCAGATGAAGAAATTAAGAGAATTACTGCTCATCTTAAAAAACAAGCTGAACCAGATTATATGGAAGAAATTATTGATAAGCCACAGGCTAGTTTTGGTGATTTTTCCGCTGGTGATGGCGGTGATGGCGGCGACCCGCTATTGCAGGAGGCTAAAGAAATCATTTTTCGAGCTAAAAAAGCTTCAGCCTCTTTGCTTCAGCGCCGGCTACGGGTTGGATATGCGCGGGCAGCTAGAATTTTAGATTTACTTGAGGAGCAGGGCGTGATTGGTCCGGGCGACGGCGCTAAGCCGCGGGAGGTGTTGATTACGAGTTTGGAAGATGATACAATAAAAGACTCCTACGAAGAGGATGAAACTGATGAGCCGTATGAAGAAGATGAAGATTTTGAAGAGGATGAGATGGAAGAAGATGAAGATGATCAGTCGGATGATCGATATAAATAA
- a CDS encoding helix-turn-helix domain-containing protein, producing MAGFSYKKISNPLSLGQELSERRKKLGLELADVAHQINVSVKYLEAIEEGRYDQLPGEVYAKNFLRSYTKYIGCDYYDFLKRYQSEHTVYKKTKLRGVADFSKPVERISKMHLIVTPRLIRTFIVLLLVMSCFGYLGIKVKAIVTPPELVVATPEDNLKTDKNFIEVAGQIEAESTLEINGQQVLTDQDSRFNETIDLKPGVNIIEITAKKRHGQQTKVYRQVVLLGQEG from the coding sequence ATGGCCGGCTTTAGCTATAAAAAAATTTCTAATCCGCTGAGTCTGGGTCAAGAGCTGTCAGAGCGACGTAAAAAACTTGGACTAGAACTTGCCGATGTTGCCCACCAGATTAATGTCTCAGTCAAATATTTAGAGGCAATTGAAGAGGGGCGATATGATCAATTGCCCGGTGAGGTGTATGCTAAAAATTTTTTAAGGTCTTACACCAAGTATATTGGTTGCGATTATTATGATTTTTTGAAACGGTATCAAAGCGAACACACGGTATACAAAAAAACTAAATTGCGAGGAGTGGCTGATTTCAGTAAACCGGTTGAGCGGATTTCGAAAATGCATTTGATTGTGACGCCAAGACTTATTAGAACATTTATTGTACTGCTGTTGGTGATGAGCTGTTTTGGGTATTTGGGAATAAAAGTAAAAGCGATTGTGACGCCTCCAGAATTAGTGGTTGCTACTCCAGAAGATAATTTAAAGACGGATAAAAATTTTATTGAAGTGGCTGGACAGATTGAGGCGGAGTCAACGCTGGAAATAAACGGACAGCAAGTATTAACTGATCAGGACAGTCGTTTCAATGAAACAATTGATTTAAAGCCGGGCGTTAATATTATTGAAATTACCGCCAAGAAACGCCATGGTCAGCAGACTAAAGTGTATCGGCAGGTTGTGTTATTGGGTCAGGAGGGTTAA
- the recA gene encoding recombinase RecA, which yields MSDRLNAAQQAIEQIKQKFGDGSIMKLGEAKRMEVDAVSTGCLSLDVALGVGGVPRGRIIEIFGPEASGKTTLAQHIVAEVQKEGGLAAFVDAEHALDPDYAKRIGVNIKDLLISQPDTGEQALEIVETLVRSNGVDVIVVDSVAALTPKAEIEGDMGDTHMGLQARLMSQALRKLAGIVSKSHTTVIFINQVRHKIGVFFGNPETTPGGNALKFYSSVRIEVRRAAQIKMGEKIIGNRVKAKIVKNKVAPPFQACEFDIMYNEGISIAGDALDLGVEHGVINKSGNSYSFGEEKLGVGRENAKAFLKENTKLLKEIKKQIWQKIKAVDKKE from the coding sequence ATGTCCGATCGTCTCAATGCCGCGCAGCAGGCGATCGAACAGATTAAACAGAAATTTGGCGACGGCTCAATAATGAAATTAGGGGAGGCAAAGCGCATGGAAGTTGATGCAGTATCAACCGGTTGTTTGTCGCTTGATGTTGCTTTGGGTGTCGGCGGTGTACCGCGCGGCAGAATTATTGAGATTTTTGGTCCGGAAGCTTCCGGTAAAACCACGCTTGCCCAACATATTGTCGCCGAAGTTCAAAAAGAAGGTGGTTTAGCGGCGTTTGTGGACGCTGAGCATGCGCTTGATCCTGATTATGCCAAAAGAATTGGCGTGAATATTAAAGATTTATTGATTTCCCAACCCGACACCGGCGAACAGGCTTTGGAAATTGTTGAGACACTGGTTCGTTCCAATGGCGTTGATGTAATTGTAGTTGACTCGGTGGCGGCCTTAACACCAAAGGCTGAAATTGAAGGAGACATGGGAGACACTCATATGGGTTTGCAAGCTCGGTTAATGAGCCAGGCCTTACGAAAGCTAGCCGGCATTGTTTCAAAGAGCCACACAACAGTTATTTTTATTAACCAGGTTCGTCATAAGATTGGTGTCTTTTTTGGTAACCCTGAAACTACTCCAGGTGGCAACGCGTTGAAATTTTATTCTTCGGTTAGGATTGAAGTGAGGCGCGCGGCCCAAATTAAGATGGGAGAAAAAATAATTGGTAACCGCGTGAAAGCAAAGATTGTTAAAAATAAAGTGGCGCCGCCATTTCAAGCCTGCGAGTTTGACATCATGTATAATGAAGGAATTTCAATTGCCGGTGATGCGCTTGACCTTGGTGTTGAACATGGTGTCATTAACAAATCAGGCAATAGCTACAGTTTTGGCGAAGAAAAATTAGGTGTTGGTCGAGAAAACGCCAAAGCGTTTTTGAAAGAGAATACTAAGTTGCTCAAGGAAATTAAAAAACAAATTTGGCAGAAGATAAAAGCAGTTGATAAAAAGGAATAG
- the efp gene encoding elongation factor P: MLSISDIKQGTICKINGQPYEVIWTQHVQMGRGGAILRLRVKNLVDGKVLEKTLKGSDSLDDADLTRSKVNFLYSDQSGYNFMDNETYEQFTFDEDKIGDKKYFLKEGLTVTLLKTDDQPLTIQLPIKVDYKVISTPEGVRGDSAQGKVTKTAEIETGHEINVPLFVKEGDIIKVNTDTGEYVERVTE; encoded by the coding sequence ATGCTCTCAATTAGCGACATTAAACAAGGAACCATCTGCAAAATCAACGGCCAACCCTACGAAGTCATCTGGACTCAACATGTCCAGATGGGCCGTGGCGGAGCGATTTTGCGGTTACGAGTTAAAAACTTGGTTGATGGTAAAGTCTTAGAAAAAACCTTAAAGGGTTCTGACAGCCTTGATGACGCCGACTTAACCAGAAGTAAAGTAAACTTTTTGTACAGCGACCAATCCGGCTACAACTTTATGGATAATGAAACCTACGAACAGTTTACCTTTGATGAAGACAAAATCGGCGATAAAAAATATTTCCTTAAAGAAGGATTAACCGTCACTTTGCTAAAGACAGACGATCAGCCGCTGACCATCCAATTGCCAATTAAAGTTGATTACAAAGTTATCAGCACCCCAGAGGGGGTGCGGGGTGATTCAGCTCAGGGCAAAGTTACAAAAACCGCAGAAATTGAAACCGGTCACGAAATTAATGTTCCCCTTTTTGTCAAAGAAGGTGATATAATTAAAGTAAACACCGATACCGGCGAATACGTCGAACGGGTGACTGAATAA
- a CDS encoding 30S ribosomal protein S18 yields MPKTNTLLTKPKTCHFCTNDVNDIDYKDIQTLRRFISSYGKIVPRKRSAVCSSHQRKLATAIKRARIMSLLPFTNK; encoded by the coding sequence ATGCCAAAAACTAACACCTTACTAACCAAACCAAAAACATGTCATTTCTGCACCAACGACGTCAATGACATTGATTACAAAGATATCCAGACGCTGCGCCGGTTTATCTCCTCTTATGGTAAAATTGTGCCGCGCAAACGAAGTGCTGTTTGCTCTAGTCATCAGCGCAAACTAGCCACCGCTATCAAGCGCGCACGGATTATGTCACTTTTACCATTTACCAACAAATAG
- a CDS encoding single-stranded DNA-binding protein, which produces MNLNKAMIIGNLTRDPETRTTPSGQTVCSFSVATNLVWTDANGEKQKRAEYHNIVAWRKLGEICSQYLKKGNKVYIEGRLQTRDWEGQDGVKRYRTEIIADNMIMLDTKGTTSGFGGPSDQGSGSNDFSQPEPTSEDEIQVENIPF; this is translated from the coding sequence ATGAACTTAAATAAAGCCATGATCATCGGCAACTTAACCCGAGATCCGGAAACCAGAACTACCCCTTCCGGCCAAACTGTTTGTAGTTTCAGTGTTGCTACCAACCTTGTTTGGACTGATGCTAACGGCGAAAAGCAAAAGCGAGCCGAGTATCATAATATTGTTGCCTGGCGAAAACTTGGAGAGATTTGTTCTCAGTATCTGAAAAAGGGTAATAAAGTCTATATTGAAGGTCGCCTCCAAACCAGAGATTGGGAAGGCCAAGACGGTGTTAAACGCTATCGCACTGAAATTATTGCCGACAACATGATTATGCTTGATACCAAAGGCACCACCTCCGGCTTCGGCGGTCCAAGCGATCAGGGTTCGGGCTCAAACGACTTTAGTCAGCCAGAACCAACCAGTGAAGATGAAATTCAGGTTGAAAATATTCCGTTCTAA
- the rpsF gene encoding 30S ribosomal protein S6, whose amino-acid sequence MTNHYELLYLVAANYTEEELEPIKQKVADEIKKFGGQITLEESLGKKKLAYPISKNHQGYYLLYEFDLEGSKLKDLSRNLKLSSELLRHIIVKRSLSRKTVIKTNITKAKPALTSADGASKPADEKAPDDKDRLKLEDLDQKLDQILEGDIM is encoded by the coding sequence ATGACCAATCACTATGAATTGTTGTATTTGGTCGCCGCCAACTACACTGAAGAAGAGTTGGAGCCGATCAAACAAAAAGTGGCTGACGAAATCAAAAAATTCGGTGGCCAGATTACCCTTGAAGAAAGTTTGGGCAAAAAAAAGCTTGCCTATCCAATCAGTAAAAATCATCAGGGCTACTATCTGCTGTATGAATTTGATCTTGAAGGCAGTAAGCTAAAAGACTTAAGCCGCAATCTAAAACTCAGTTCAGAATTATTGCGCCACATTATTGTTAAGCGCAGTTTGAGCAGAAAAACGGTTATCAAAACTAACATCACCAAAGCAAAACCTGCTTTGACATCCGCCGACGGTGCTAGTAAACCAGCCGACGAAAAAGCGCCAGACGACAAAGATCGTCTCAAGCTTGAAGACCTTGATCAGAAACTAGATCAAATTCTTGAAGGCGACATCATGTAA
- a CDS encoding RsmD family RNA methyltransferase produces MKYVFILGHNPKLSTAEVLAVLPTSKIVRETGSFLIIDSSEIDCQKIQNRLGGTVKVGKILAEKIDKNLMVEILKQLKKDNKLNFGLSYYNSNKDKLGMEIKTQLKEAGVSCRLVVSKDKALSSVVVTKNRVVDFLILENRWLGLTEAVQDFEDYGNRDFGRPSRDMYSGSLPPKLAKIMINLAQLPLGARILDPFCGSGTVLQEAILLGYENAIGADVSDKAIKDTKDNLQWLSHNLNVAIDKVKVYHHDVRSISQVVTSVDAVVTEPFLGPPLRGNEKEYAIKKNIEVLSELYLSAFHEFAKIVDREGKIVMVLPEFRLGREELKMPILDKIKKMGFSQLNKDRLVYGRPDQKVWRQIYVFKRQL; encoded by the coding sequence ATGAAATACGTTTTTATCTTAGGGCACAACCCTAAATTATCAACGGCCGAAGTTTTGGCGGTATTACCGACCTCTAAGATTGTCCGAGAAACGGGGTCTTTTTTGATTATTGATAGTTCAGAGATTGATTGCCAAAAAATTCAGAATCGGCTGGGAGGAACGGTTAAAGTCGGCAAGATTTTAGCGGAGAAAATTGACAAGAATTTGATGGTTGAAATATTAAAACAGCTTAAGAAAGATAACAAATTAAATTTTGGATTGAGTTATTATAATAGTAATAAAGATAAACTTGGCATGGAAATCAAAACCCAATTAAAGGAAGCGGGCGTCAGTTGCCGCTTGGTGGTGAGTAAAGACAAGGCTTTGTCGTCGGTGGTGGTGACTAAAAATCGGGTTGTTGATTTTTTAATTTTAGAGAATCGTTGGCTGGGATTGACCGAAGCGGTGCAGGATTTCGAAGACTATGGCAATCGTGATTTTGGCCGGCCGTCGCGCGATATGTATTCGGGCAGTTTGCCGCCAAAATTAGCAAAGATTATGATTAACCTCGCTCAGTTGCCGCTTGGTGCGAGAATTTTAGATCCGTTTTGCGGCTCTGGCACTGTTTTGCAAGAAGCGATTTTGCTTGGGTATGAGAACGCTATTGGCGCTGACGTTTCGGATAAAGCAATAAAGGATACTAAAGATAATCTACAGTGGCTGAGCCATAACCTCAACGTGGCTATTGATAAAGTAAAAGTTTATCATCATGATGTCAGAAGCATTTCTCAGGTTGTAACAAGCGTTGATGCTGTTGTTACAGAACCATTTTTAGGCCCGCCATTGCGTGGAAATGAAAAAGAGTATGCCATTAAAAAAAACATTGAAGTGTTATCAGAACTTTATTTGTCGGCATTTCACGAATTTGCAAAGATAGTGGATCGTGAAGGCAAGATAGTGATGGTGTTGCCGGAATTTCGGCTTGGTCGCGAAGAATTAAAAATGCCTATTTTGGATAAAATAAAAAAGATGGGTTTTTCCCAGCTTAATAAGGACAGATTGGTGTATGGTCGGCCCGACCAAAAAGTTTGGCGTCAGATTTATGTGTTTAAGCGCCAACTTTGA